The proteins below come from a single Sorghum bicolor cultivar BTx623 chromosome 4, Sorghum_bicolor_NCBIv3, whole genome shotgun sequence genomic window:
- the LOC8057505 gene encoding PRA1 family protein H encodes MAASSSFKPNPLSLSVPDPALDRWLRDSGYLDLLDSTTTGAPSSTSAPSTSASAAARPGTGPVSSGVAADVLAFARTLASLLALNPFARLSTADLAAPTPSWSLAFVGPPGAASYSWPPTPTQARLRVQENVRRYARNYAALTILVFACCLYRMPMALLGMLASLAVWEGVRYCRDHWGLTTRAPGVAQALLHCAQIATAILLYVCNLQFALVYAIGLSYALMMLHASLRKLTPSSLPDPSNKNRRAQPRRS; translated from the exons ATGGCGGCCTCGTCGTCCTTCAAGCCGAACCCGCTGTCGCTGAGCGTGCCGGACCCTGCGCTCGATCGCTGGCTCCGGGACAGCGGCTACCTCGACCTCCTCGATTCCACCACCACCGGAGCGCCGTCGTCAACCTCGGCCCCCtccacctccgcctccgccgccgccaggcCCGGAACCGGCCCGGTCTCCTCGGGCGTCGCGGCCGACGTCCTCGCCTTCGCGCGCACCCTCGCCTCGCTCCTCGCGCTCAACCCCTTCGCGCGCCTCTCCACCGCCGACCTGGCCGCGCCCACCCCGTCCTGGTCGCTCGCCTTCGTCGGTCCCCCCGGCGCCGCGTCCTACTCCTGGCCGCCCACGCCGACCCAGGCCAGGCTCCGCGTCCAGGAGAACGTCCGCCGGTACGCGCGCAACTACGCCGCGCTCACCATCCTCGTCTTCGCGTGCTGCCT GTATCGGATGCCGATGGCGCTGCTGGGGATGCTGGCCAGCCTCGCCGTCTGGGAGGGCGTGCGCTACTGCCGTGACCATTGGGGCCTCACCACCAGGGCTCCAGGGGTTGCCCAGGCTCTGCTGCACTGCGCGCAGATTG CTACTGCTATACTACTGTACGTCTGCAACCTACAGTTTGCTCTCGTGTATGCCATCGGATTGAGCTATGCAT TGATGATGTTGCACGCCTCGCTTCGGAAGTTGACCCCCTCAAGTCTACCAGATCCCAGTAATAAGAACAGGAGGGCGCAGCCGAGACGGAGCTAG
- the LOC8069916 gene encoding golgin subfamily A member 5, whose product MAGILAWAADVVGGAGGSDDEADDDARAAASAAMTPAQRLRAADLDARAASLRRSIQDLRLRVPPPHVAQRLPHLHAHSLASSAALALQLNAHSSTKEQTQQREVTLQEENAAYEKAISECKHKIQEKQMEASQLQSNLEEMEVTEHNLKTQLENALKEQEAAQHKASTAASGTTENALLEAKSAINLKSKDLEEKKRELELLDNKVQALDKEWSVVEEESLKKPTPAQREKVLERQLHSLIEQLTSKQAQAEILATDVHSKEKELERLNHLHRNLYSSANETGAPRSRLNRGLLSGPEDYYYDPKGGRRSYQTGVRTEGQNRLMILRSAIVLYVLLLHVVVFIKISV is encoded by the exons ATGGCGGGGATCCTGGCGTGGGCGGCCGACGTGGTCGGCGGGGCAGGCGGCAGCGACGACGAGGCCGACGACGACGCGCGCGCCGCGGCGTCGGCCGCCATGACCCCGGCCCAGCGGCTCCGCGCCGCCGACCTGGACGCGCGGGCGGCCTCGCTGCGCCGCTCCATCCAGGACCTCCGCCTCCGGGTGCCCCCGCCGCACGTCGCGCAGCGGCTGCCCCACCTCCACGCCCACTCCCTCGCGTCCTCCGCCGCGCTCGCGCTCCAGCTCAACGCACACTCCTCCACCAAGGAGCAG ACCCAGCAAAGAGAAGTAACTCTCCAAGAAGAAAATGCAGCCTATGAGAAAGCTATATCAGAGTGTAAACACAAAATTCAGGAAAAACAGATGGAGGCCAGTCAGCTTCAGAGTAATCTGGAG GAAATGGAAGTAACGGAGCATAATTTAAAGACACAGCTTGAAAATGCTCTGAAGGAGCAGGAAGCTGCTCAACATAAAGCATCAACAGCAGCCTCTGGAACAACTGAAAATGCTCTACTGGAAGCTAAATCAGCAATCAATCTTAAATCTAAAGATTTGGAGGAGAAGAAAAGGGAGCTG GAACTATTGGATAACAAGGTGCAAGCATTAGACAAAGAGTGGTCTGTGGTTGAAGAAGAATCTTTAAAGAAACCCACTCCTG CACAAAGAGAGAAGGTCCTGGAGAGACAACTACATAGCCTCATCGAGCAGTTGACATCTAAGCAA GCTCAAGCTGAAATCCTGGCCACTGATGTGCATTCCAAAGAAAAGGAGCTGGAACGGCTGAATCATCTGCATAGAAACCTCTACAGCAGTGCCAATGAAACTGGCGCACCCCGGAGCCGCCTCAACAGAGGCCTTTTGAGCGGCCCTGAAGATTATTATTACGACCCTAAAGGGGGTCGTAGATCGTACCAGACTGGCGTTAGAACAGAAGGCCAGAACCGGCTGATGATCCTTAGGTCCGCAATTGTACTGTATGTTTTGCTGCTCCATGTCGTCGTTTTCATAAAGATATCAGTTtga
- the LOC8069917 gene encoding protein RESPONSE TO LOW SULFUR 3 — protein MAPSISIGSAAPSWAAGANKKKSVGAVVDDEAELLRRRNAELEREVEALRLELGAARRRAETAEEAEERLCVQLGDAEVEALELARAYQAQVQALAAELAAARGAVAGR, from the coding sequence ATGGCGCCATCCATCTCCATCGGCTCCGCGGCGCCGTCCTGGGCGGCGGgcgcgaacaagaagaagagcgTCGGTGCTGTAGTGGATGATGAGGCGGAGCTCCTGCGGCGGAGGAACGCGGAGCTGGAGCGGGAGGTGGAGGCGCTGCGGCTAGAGCtgggcgcggcgcggcggcgcgccGAGACGGCGGAGGAGGCCGAGGAGCGGCTGTGCGTGCAGCTCGGCGACGCCGAGGTGGAGGCGCTGGAGCTCGCCCGCGCCTACCAGGCCCAGGTCCAGGCGCTCGCCGCGGAGCTCGCCGCCGCGCGCGGGGCCGTCGCGGGCAGATAG